The DNA window TTTATGTATGTGGGAGTAAAATATCGTTCATTTAGCTTTATGAATATACTCGATGAAGGTTTAAAAAGGAGTATGCCATCATGATGGACTTCATTCATTTAAAGCAACACAAACGCCGAAACCCTTCTTTGCAACGTCGAAATTTAAGAATTGCTACGTATGAAGGGATACCAGCAGTTATATTCCAGACATTGCTAGGTGGACAATTTCTCACAGGTTATTTATTGTATCTTGGAGCTACATCTGAATTGATAGGTTTTGTCTTGGCAATCACTACGTTTGTGAATATTACACAAATTGCCGTAGCGTTCCTCATTCAGAGGCTAAAGAGTAGAAAATGGCCACTTGTGTTTTTTGTAGGCATGCATAGATTGTTGTGGGGAGTTACTGGTCTTGTACCTTTTCTATTCTCACAAGAAAATTGGGTGCAGGCGTTCATTTTCTTTTATATTACTGCCTTTCTGTTTGGGACGGTTGGTTCAGTGCTCTGGAATTCGGTGATAAGTGATATCGTCCATCCTAAGGTTAGAGGAAGATATTTCGGGATTCGAAATACGCTGTTGAATGCTCTGGGTACGTTGGTCCTATTCCTCGGGGGAATGATTCTTGATCATTATCCTGGTAGTCAAGGTTTCTTATATTTGTACATTATTATTTGGATTTGTCTCACAGCGAATGTCGTTATATTCTTTTTCTATCCTGACATCCCATTTGAAAGATCGACCGAAACTAAGTTTTTGCCGATGTTTAAGAAACCGCTTCATGATGCTCCTTTTATTAAAGCGACCGTGTTTCTTGCCAGTTTTCTATTTCTGCAAAATTTAGTCGTTCCTTTGTATTCTTATGTGATGTTGGAACTGTTACATATTAATTATCAGACAATCTCATTGATTAACGTTACGCAGACTGTTGCAATGATGGCGAGTTTTTATGTATGGGGTAATCTCAATGCAAGGTATAGCAATCGCCGTTTGTTGTTCTGGACACTTCCACTGATTGCGGCTTCGATCCTATTGTGGGGAACCTTATCCATATTTCCAATGCTGCCCGTGTTATTTATTGCCCAAACGATATTTGGGATGGGGGTAGGTGGATTTAACCAGCTTGCATTTAACTTTATGATCGGTGATACTCCAAAACCGGAAAGACCTATGTATACAGCGATGTATTCTGCTATTACTGGTGTAGCTTCCTTCTTCGGACCATTGATTGGCGGGAACGTTTATAAATGGATCGATCATATGCCAAGCTGGATTCAAATGTATGGTATGCAATTAGTGGTGGGGTTTATTATGGTTCTACTGGTGTTTATTTTGGGACGACGTATTTTGCGAGATGATTATGAGAGAATACCTTTGCGGTAAAGAGATTGCACGTTGCTCTATAGCGATGGTATGCTTTTGATAAAGCGATAGCTGAAGGGAGAATTCAGAGAACATGACAGAGAACAAAGCATTTCAAGGGACTTTTCAAGGTGAACAAGCCGTATGGCTCCAATCAGGAAAATATGAAGCGATTATTTTACCTGATACGGGAGGAAATTTAATTTCTTTTCGTGATCTGGAAAATGGATACCGCTTTCTTCGTGAGCCAGAGGAAGGAAATATCGAGGATTTTAAGAGTAATCCGGGAATTTATGGTATCCCAGTGTTGTTCCCGCCGAATCGTTACGAAGATGGACAATTTCCATGGCGTGGTGAAGTGTACCAACTGCCAGTAAATGAGGTAGCAACAGGAAATCATTTACACGGATTTCTACATACAACAGCGTGGCAAGTGGAGGACTTCGGACAAACGCCATCTGAGAGCTATGTTGTTGTCAAAGTTACTGTGGATGAGAAACATGAGGCGTATCAATATCTACCATTCAAATTTACAGTACGACTGAAATATACACTTGGCGAAAATGGCTTATCTCAACATTTATTTGTTCGTAATGAAGGGACAAACGAGATGCCTTGCCTGTTAGCGTTCCATACAGCTATTAATGCTCCTTTTGCTCCTAACGGAGTTGCTGAGGATTACCTGGTGAAAGCAACGATTGGAGAACGTTGGGAACTGAATAATCGCATGCTGCCAACGGGTTCCTACCAACCATTAACAGAGGGTGAGAAAGCACTTCAAGCTGGAGGCGTAAATCCATTCTTTGCTCCCATGGATAATCATTACACGGCATTGCCGCAAAACGGAAGAAATCTGATGGAATTGACTGATACGAAGCTTGGGGTGACTCTAGTCTATGACGTAGGGACTTCCTATAAACAGTGGATGATCTGGAACAACGGAGCGACGAAAGGATTCTTCTGTCCAGAGCCACAGATCAACTTGGTTAATGCACCTAAGGTTGATCTACCAGCTGATGAAATTGGGTTGTTTAGTCTTGCTCCAGGAGAGATATGGGAAGAGACTGCTCGTTTATATATCAAGTAGAATTTATTCTAAATATGTATTAAACGAGAACAGCCGCTCAAGAGAGTAATGATGACCTCTTAAGCGGCTGTTTCATTTTGTTGCAATTGCGGTAATGAAGCTACAAATGTGTGATTAATGAATTCCGGTAGTTAGATTGTGATCGGCCTCAGGGAGTAGTCGTTTAACTCCTTCGAGGTTCCGTCTGGGAACGTTAATCGTCTTAATTCCGTGGTAATCATCCCTAAATAACAAAACATTGTCCCGAATAGCATGAACCTTGACCAAATTGACGTAGCAATTGGTGCTAATTCGGTAAAACGAGGAATCAGAGGTCAGTTTGGAAGTTTGTTCGGCGGATAATCTCTTTTTTAAACTGTAATTCCTACCATGAAAGCAAACTAGTCCATGAACTCCAATCTTGAAATAATACGTATCATGTGGATCAAGGTCCTCATACACGTTGTGCTCCTCGTACTCGATATTCATCATTCCAAATCCCCCTTTAGATGATAAATGGAAGCGCTTGCAGTATATCATATTTTTCAACATTTGGGTAGGGGTTTATTAAAATTTAAAATTTTTATTATGTGTACAGGCTGGACTTTTTGCTGAAAATAGAGAAAAATAGGAGGGAGAATAACGTACAATGTAGCGACATTAAGGAGGAATTTATTTTGCTTGAACAACAACGTCTATTATTGTTTGTGGGCTCTTACGCGGAGGAGAGCGATCCTGGAATATATGTATATGAACTGAATCAAACCAATGGTGAAATGAAACTCCTTGATCAAAAATCCGGATTGAAAAATCCAACTTTCGTTAATGTAGATGGTCGGAGTCATAAACTATACTCCATTGCAGAGACGAAGGATGAAAATGGAGAAAGAATAGGGGAAGTTGTATCTTTTGAGATTGATCCTGTTCAAGGAACTCTGTCAGAATGTAAACGGACGGTGACCTTGAGACCATCCACTTCACACATTCAAAGAGATCGAAAGGATCAATATTTAATATTATCCGGTTATCATGGTGGTAATGTAGGACTTGTTAAGATAAACAACGGAGGAATAGCCGAAGAGCTAACCGATGAAAAGCTTCATCAAGGTCATGGAGCGGATCCGGTGAGACAGGATCGACCACACCCGCACTCGACATTGTGTAGTCCGGATAATCGTTTTGTATTCGTAGCGGATTTAGGGTTGGATGCCATTAAAATTTATAAACTTGATCCGGACCAGAATGAACTGATATATCATGGAGAAGCTTTAACCCCTCCAGGATGTGGTCCTCGTCATCTGGCGTTCCATCCGAATGGCAGATATCTATATTCCATTAATGAAGTGAATTCCTCGATTACAGCTTTTGCTTATGATCCTGAGTCGGGTCAGCTAACGAGTGTAGAGACGGTACCAACTTTGCCAGCGGACTATTCGGATGAGAATACGACGGCTGAAATTGCAATCTCTACGAACGGTTTATTCCTATATGGTTCGAACCGAGGTCATGACAGCATTGCCCTGTTTGCGATCGATCCAGCTAATGGTAAGCTAACATTTATAGAGCATGTATCAACCGAGGGAGGGCATCCCCGCCACTTTGCGTTGACTCCTGATGGTGGTCATTTAATCGTTGCTAATCGGGATACGGACCAATTGAATCTCTTTAGAGTTGATTCGCAAAATGGAAGGTTGACTTACACAGGTCAAAGTGCCCATGTATCCAAACCAGTTTGCGTACAACCAGTTTTGTTCAATTTGTAGTAAGTTTTAGGGAACATAATTCTAGAATCCCCCTGTTCATCGTTTGAAGTGGACAGGGGGATTTGGTGTTAATATAGATAAGATTTAATTACTCCTTGAAAAGCCCGGAATGACGAATTCCTTCCCATAACTGCTGGAATTGAGGGATATCTAGCTGCTGAGCTGCATCTGAGAGGGCTGTTTGTGGATCAGGATGAACTTCGACCATTACTCCATCTGCTCCAGCAGCCAGAGCTGCTTTGGCACAAGGAAGAAGGATATCCTTCCGTCCCGTTGAATGACTGACATCAACAAGTACAGGTAAATGAGTCTCTTGCTTAAGCAGAGGTACGGCAGAAATATCTAACGTATTGCGAGTCCATTTCTCATAGGTACGAATGCCGCGTTCAATCAGCATGACGTTGGTATTGCCTTTGACAGCAATATACTCTGCAGCATGAACGAATTCTTCTAAGGTAGCGGCAATTCCTCGTTTAAGCAATACAGGAATCTTCGCTTCTCCAGCAGCTTTTAGCAATTCGAAATTTTGCATGTTTCTTGCACCGATTTGAATAATATCGATATATTGTTCCGCTAGTTCAATATGAGCAGGATGAACGATTTCACTGATTGTCGCCAAACCGTATTCATCCGCGACTTCCTTCAACATCCGCAGTCCTTCAATACCAAGTCCTTGGAAATCGTAAGGAGAAGTTCTAGGCTTAAATGCGCCACCTCTCATGATCTTGATTCCCGCATCCTTAAGCGCTGCTGCAACACTTCGCAGTTGCTCATACGATTCTACTGAACATGGTCCAGCGATCATGACTTGAGCACTGCCACCGATCAACGTATCTTTAACGTTAATTACTGTGTTTGCGGGTTGGATTTTACGACTAACAATGAGTTGTTGTTTATGATCTTCTTCCTGCAGATTAAGGGAAGCTTTAAAGATTTCTTTGAATATATGTTTAATCTCCGCATTTTTAAATGGTCCAGGATTCTGAGAGGTCAATTCTTCTAACATGGCTCTTTCACGGACAGGATCAAATTTAGGAACACCTTGCTTTTCTTTGATCTCACCGATGCTGCGAACTACTTCAGCACGTTCATTCAACAGTTTCAACAATTCCCCATTAATTTCATTTAACTTGAGTCGCAATTGTTCCAATTGTTCGTTCATTTGTTTCCTCTCCTTTGATATGATGTAGAAGCATTTTAAGCCACTTTAAACAAAAAAAGGTCGTCTCCCAAGGGACGGAATATATCCGCGGTACCACCCTTGTTAGACAACCTTTATGTTTCTCAGCTTAGGCACAGATAACGGCGTGTGACCGGACGTCCCTACGAACCATAATAGAAGGTGTTTCAGGAGTCAACTCAGGAGTGAACTTCAGTCGGCGCGGTTCCTGCGGGGTGCTCTCAATCTACGGCACCACCGTCCCTGTTAGGACGCATCCACTTACTCTCTCCGTCATAGTCAATTGATTTATACGAAATTATATGCTGCACTTTAGAAAATGGCAAGAACTTACTGCTAAGCGTAAATGCTGTATTGTATTGAAGTAAGACCTATTTAAATAGGAATTATTATTAAAATGGAACTCTTTGAGTAGAAGGAACGTAATAATATTGTTGATGTGGCGAGGTTTGCTTGCTTTGTGTCCACAGCTGACATAAGATTATTACATTGGATTGTTTAGTCTATCATAGGGGAGCAGGATGCTTATAATGGGTTTTTTCAGAGAGCTTTCTCAAATTGCAGGATTCCGTAGGATTCTTGCCTTATTATTTGTGGTTTTTGTGCTATATTTTTCGCGTAGTATGCTCGATATGATTCTTATTACGTTCATTCTGACTTATCTGATTAATCGGCTTCATAATTTCATCAGTCGGAATGTGCAAAAAGTTGTACGAATTAATAGGAGAATCACCATTTTATTGATTTATGTATTGATTATTACCTTGATTGTGACGACTGTTTGCAATTATCTACCGGTATTTATCGCTGAACTTAATGATCTGGTCAATCAAGTACTATCATTTTATGCGCATCCTCCTGAGAATCTCCCAGATAATATTCTGCTAAATTTCTTAGTCGATTCGATGAAAGAAATTGATCTATCTGCTTATATTGGTAGTAGCGTTGATTTCTTGATTAAGACGGCATCTGATATTGGCAAGTGGAGTTTGAATTTGTTTGTTTCGATTGTTCTGAGTTTGTTCTTCTTACTTGAGAAAGAAAAGGTGACTAATTTTACCGCAAAATTCAAACAGAGCCGCGTAGCCTTCTTGTTTGAAGAGTTAGAGTACTTCGGTAAAAAATTTGTACTTTCTTTCGGAAAAGTAATCGAAGTACAATTTCTGATTGCGCTAATTAATGCTATATTATCAACCATATTCCTCTGGATTTTTGGTTTTCCAAATCTGATTGCACTTGGAATTATGATCTTCCTATTAGGTCTCATTCCTGTAATGGGTGTGATTATCTCATTGATTCCATTATGTGCAATCGCATTTAAAATTGGTGGACTAGTCAAAATTATCTACGTGTTAGTGATGATTGCTGTTATTCATGCTTTTGAAACTTATTTCTTGAATCCTAAGTTTATGTCTAATAAGACGCATATGCCTATTTTCTTCACATTCCTTGTGTTGCTTGTGTCGGAGCATTTCTTCGGCGTATGGGGATTAATTGTAGGTGTACCTGTGTTCATGTTCTTACTTGACATTCTCGATGTTCCAGTTGGATTACATCCTCCAATTCCGTTACCTGGTGCTCCAAAACAGGAAACTGAAGGGGAATAAGAATACTTTAAAATAGCAGGTCAAGGATAACAACCTTGGCCTGCTATTTTTATTATTAAACCTCAAACTTCATTCTGAAACATTTAACTGAATGGTATTGTTACGATATTCGGAGACAGGGTGCCCAGATTGAGTATTCTTCCATGTTCGGTTAATTACTCTTTTTAGTCGCTCTGGCAGACCTGCTTTGATCTTATCTGCTTGTTCTTTATTTAATTTACCCGTGGTTACGGCTTGATCGACATGCTGAAAAGCCTTTTCAGTCAGTTTCTTTAAATACTCAGCTTCGCTCCATCCCTTTTTAGCTTGAACGACTTGTAGCAAGGTTTTTCCCTGCTTTAATTGTTCAATAAGGGATCTAGGTTGAATACCTATAAGGGTCGCTGTATCTGTAATAATAGGTCCACCTTGAAGGTGCCCCTTATGATGGGAACGATGTCCCTGTCCGCCATGTTCCATGTTAGGTGTTCCTGACGGTGATGGAGACTGCTGGGGTTCCGCATAGATGACGTTTGTAGCTGTAACTCCTCCTGAAGCCAAAATGGCTACAGATAAGGTGCTTTTGAAGATCATACTTTTAAGCTTTTTCATTAGACATTTGTCACCCCTTCGTTTAAAATTATTGGGTCTTGCATATCTTTAGTGTTGACAAGTACTACGGCATAATAAACTAAATGTGCTGAAAATGGTTGGTTATACCTTAAAATTAGGGTATTAATTTAGATGATAATATAGGGATAAAGCCTGAAAAGGAGGGATAGATATGACATTTGGTGCAAGAATGTTAAAAACAGGACTAGCGGTAACCTTAGCACTTTACGTTGTTTATTGGATTAATTTACCTTCTCCCGTTATCGCTGCAGTTGCCGCTATTTTTGCCATGCAGCCATCTATCTATCGATCTTGGCGTTACTTAAGAGATCAGCTTCAGTCGATAACGTTCGGTGCGATCTTGGCGGTGCTTGGAGGGATGCTGTTATCCAATAGTCCTATCGCTGTTGGACTTGTATGTATTCTGGTTATCATGATATGTCTTAAATTGAAAATGGGCGAAACGATCGGGATTACTCTTGTAACTGTGGTAGCGGTTATGGAAGCTTCAGGTCAATGGGAGTTTGCACTTCATCGTTTTGTGCTCAGTTTAATTGGCATCTTATCTGCGTTTATAATTAACATTATTGTTTATCCACCGAAACCCAAGGTACAATATGAAGTTCAAATTGGGCAAACATTTGATCATTTGTCTTTGCTATTACGGACAGCTATTTCTGATGAGATTAAGGCAACGATCTACCGAAGTGAGAAGAGATCTCTAGAAGAAGCGATTAATTCACTAAGTGATAAATATAAGCTGATGGATGAAGATCAGAAGAAATTAAAGACACCTAAATTCAGTGAAGCTCGCCAGCTCGTTGTATATAAGCAGATGTTGAAGACGCTTCGTAAAGGCTATGAAGTACTTGATGCAGTGGAGGAGCATTATTTTCAAGCGGTTCGTTCCCCAGAGATTAATCATGAATTCGATCTACATTTAGAGAAGCTTACGAAGTTTCATGAGCATATTTTATTGAAGTTTAACGATAAGCTGAAACCAAATTTTCTAGAGGGAATGCAGTTTGAACAGGAGAACGATGCATTTATGCGCCAAATGCTCGATCGTTATGCGATCCAGCGAGAAGGGGTATTGCGCTTGTCGATTGTTTCAGCTGAAATGTATGAATATGGGCACCAGTTGGAAAGGCTAAACCGACTAGCGGATCATTCTACAGGTGCACCTACGGACAAGGGCTCTGATGATAAATAATCATGACCACCCGCATAGGGTGGTTTTTTTATTTTGTGCGTTTTACACGCCCAACTTAAGGCCTAAAGAAAAAAGTCGCCAATTTAGGCGACTTTTACTTTAATATAGGATTTTTTGTTAAAAAAAACTGGGTCATAAATGAAATGAGATCTTCTTATTTGCCCTGGCTGGATTCATGGATCAAATCAATTGCTTTTTGAAGAACCTCGTCTCGATTTTCTTTAATTCCTTGTATCGTAGGCTTCACTGTAATATCAGGGATAATTCCGATCCGCTGGGTTTCCGAACCGTCCGGATAATAGATGCCAGTCCCTGAAATCGCAGTAGTAAGGCCACCAGGCAGTTTAATTATAGACATATCGCCGTCAGCCCCAGCTGTCGTGCTTCCGATCACTGTGGCATCAGGAGCAGTTTTTAGGGCCATCGTCGTGAATTCCGCCAGACTCTGCGTTAATTCATTGACCAGAATGACGACTTTCCCTTTAAAATACTCCGGGTTGCTCTTCCCTGTCGGCAGTGTTACCATAAGAAATTGGCCTGGTTCCAGGGTATTCGCCATGGATATAGCCGTAAAATCAGTACTTTGGGGAAGTAAAAGCGCCGATAAGGAGTGCACGGTAAATTCTTTAGGGTAGCATCTTAAGTCAATAATCAATCCTTTAGAATTACTGATTTTTTTGGATATTTCCGGAATATTTTCATTCATCAGGTTTCCTAAATAAATATAGGAAATTTCAGGGTCGATCTGACTATAGTAATCTTGCTTGTTAAATGGATTAAATGGATCATAAGCTGCCACATCAAGTTGGGAAGGCGAATACATCTTAAGCTTAGATTCCTTAGCTTTACCGTCTCTTTCAAAATCAATAGTCAGGTGCGAATCATTTGTACGTAATAATTTGCCGGAGATATCCCTCAATTGAGTCGAAAAGTTTGAAGCTGGAATGTATTTTAATTTTTCTTTTACAATTTTGCTCACAGGCTTCTTATTGATTTTTGTAATAACATCTCCAATTTTCAGTCCGGTATCTTTCCCTAATACCTCATTGTAATAACTAGTAACAACCAGTTTGTCTTCTACAAAAGACACCACTAAAGGCGAATAATTCTCGCCCCAATAACGATTGATGGTCGGGTTCTTCTCCCAAAGACCTGCATGGCTATCATGGATTCTGGCTATGATCTCCAACGTCGTCAGCTTATACTCCTGCTCATTGGACGCCTTAACAAACTTAGGTATAAACTCCTTGAGAACGTTATCCCAGTCTTCTTCAATTAAATTTTTGTGAGGAAAATAATACTCAATAATATTCCAGTAGCGGTAAACAGACAATAAACGGTAACCAACTCCCGGGTAATTCATATCACTGAAGGCTTCTTCTGTAAATATCGGATTTCCAGCACCTTCATTTATGCTTATATATTGATTTTCACCTGTTCTTTTGGCGATTTTCAGATTCAGCAGCTTGGTTTCTAATTTATCTTCCAAGTTAAGCTTCGTAATCCAGTCCAAATCCGGCTTAACTTTAATTTCGTAAGGCTCAACCGGCTTGTTAGAGTCCGTTGCATAAGCTCCTAGGCTGTCAATCCAGTCAGAGAGAATCATGTCTCTTTTCTTTGGGGATTTCGCTTCAAGCACTTTTGGTAAAATGAGAAACAATTCATCATCCCAATTCCGATCCCCTTTGGCTACATTGGGATGATAGTATTTCAGATAGCCCCAAATTTTTCCTAGTACAAATAAATCATCGATGTTATCGTCAGAAAGCACCGTATTTGCTTTGAGATTTTTTTCGATTTTCGAGTTATCTTTAGCTGAGGTGAATCCTGTTAATGCTGTTATGATTAAAAGGCCTGTCAAAAGCCATATCCACATTTTTTTCATTTTTTCTTTCCCCCTCGTGATAAAAATAAAAAGCTCCTTTTATTGGTGGGTAATATTATCCAACTAAGTTGTGAAAATGTTCACTCTTAGTTTGCACCTTTATTAATTCCTGATTTATATCATTTTGAATATCTCCTTCCTCCTCGTGATAAAAATAAAAGCTCCTTTATTAGTTAGTAATATCATCCAACCATAAAGGAGCTCCATGATGTAGTTGTGAAAATGTTCACTCTGTCATTTCTAATTCATATTATAGTAAAATACGTATGTATATTCAATATAATTTGGAATAGAAGGAATATTATGATGAAGATTATCAAAGAATAGGATTTTCTCTAATATCATTCATTTAGAAATGTTTATTGGAAAGGAGTCAGAAGAAATCCCATCATTAGCACTTGTATGCTATTAGGATTCACTCTAGGAGGAGATATTCCTCCACTCGCATAGCGGTGTTTTTTTTGTTTTGTACGTTTCAAGCACTCAGCCGGTTTAATCCTAAATACAAGTCTCGTCAATTTTGACGGGGCTTTACTTGTGGTAAGATAATGAATGTCAATAAAAAGGTTGGATCCAATCGGGGAGGGCGTTGTAATTGAGTAGTACAGATAAGGTTTGGTTGCAAGAGCAACAGCGAGTAGAGTATGTTGGGGACCAAATTGAATCTAGGATCTCTACATTGGAGCAAGAGGTAGGTATTGTTCGTGGTGATGTTGTTGAGATGCGGAAAGACTTCTGGGATGAAGTAACAGTTAACTTTAGCGAAGCTGATGATGTTGGTGAGACTTCAACAAGCTTGCGCCAACAGTCCCAAGTTTTATCGGAACGCGAGAGTAAGCACTTACACTCTTCAAGCGCGTTAATCAAGATGAAACGACTTCGTCAGTCACCTTATTTCGGCAGAATCGACTTTGCTGAGGAAGGAGCTGATGTGGAAAATATTTATCTTGGTATTGCTTCACTTCTAGAAGAAGGAGACGAAGAGTTCCTCATCTACGACTGGCGGGCTCCTATTTCTAATTTGTATTACGATAGTGTTCCTGGCGAAGTTTCATACGAAACTCCTTCTGGTACGATACAAGGCAAACTGTCGCTTAAGCGTCAATTTGTGATACAGGGTCGTCAGATCAAGGTGATGTTTGATACGGGTATGACGATCGGTGATGAGTTATTACAGCAAGTACTAAGTCGTAGTTCAGACGCGCAAATGCGTAGCATTGTAGCTACAATTCAGAGGGAGCAAAATCGCATTATTCGCGATGATCGCCATCGAATGCTGATCGTGCAAGGTACAGCTGGTAGTGGAAAAACCTCCGCTGCGCTACAACGTGTAGCTTATTTGCTCTACAAGCATCGGGAGGATCTGAGAGCCGATCAAATGATTCTGTTCTCTCCGAATCCCATGTTTAATAGCTATGTCTCGACAGTTCTTCCAGAACTGGGTGAAGAGAATATGCGCCAAACCACATTCCAAGAATATCTTGAACATCGTCTCGGGCGGGAGTTTCAGCTTGAGGATCCTTTTATGCAAATTGAATATGTATTATCCGGGGAAGAAGATGAAGGATATGCTTCAAGGATCAACGGTATCCGTTATAAATCTTCGTCTGTTTATTTAGAAGCCATCAATCGTTATAAGGAATTACTTGAGAACAAGGAAATGAAGTTCAAGCCACTGCGGTTTCAAGGGAAAGAATTCGTGAGTTCAGAACTCATCAGGGAGAAATTTTATTCATTTGACCCAGCGATTCGACTAGCCAATCGTTGTGAACTGTTGAAAGAGTGGCTACTGAAAGAGCTGGCAAACTTCGCGAAAGGTGAGCTGGGGGAACCTTGGGTTGAAGAGCAAATTCAGCTTCTTGATACGGATGAATATCAAAAGGCTTATCGTCGAATGCGGCGTAAGCAACAAGGTAAAGACCCTTCCTTTGGTGATTTCGAGCAAGAGCGAGATATTCTCGGAAAAATGATTGTTAGCGATCGATTAAAGCCGCTTCGTAAGTGGGTAAAGGCTCTACGATTCGTGGATATCACAAAGCTATACGCTCAGATGTTCCGTGATCACGATTTGATGTCGGAGATCAGTTTAGGTAAATTACCAGAAGATTGGCAAGAAATCAGCAAACTTACCTTGCAAAAGCTTAGGGAAGGTGAGTTGTTCTATGAGGATGTTACCCCTTTTCTTTATTTGAAGGAGCTCATTTTAGGTTTCCGCTCAAATACTGAAATCCGTCACGTGATCATA is part of the Paenibacillus segetis genome and encodes:
- a CDS encoding S41 family peptidase translates to MKKMWIWLLTGLLIITALTGFTSAKDNSKIEKNLKANTVLSDDNIDDLFVLGKIWGYLKYYHPNVAKGDRNWDDELFLILPKVLEAKSPKKRDMILSDWIDSLGAYATDSNKPVEPYEIKVKPDLDWITKLNLEDKLETKLLNLKIAKRTGENQYISINEGAGNPIFTEEAFSDMNYPGVGYRLLSVYRYWNIIEYYFPHKNLIEEDWDNVLKEFIPKFVKASNEQEYKLTTLEIIARIHDSHAGLWEKNPTINRYWGENYSPLVVSFVEDKLVVTSYYNEVLGKDTGLKIGDVITKINKKPVSKIVKEKLKYIPASNFSTQLRDISGKLLRTNDSHLTIDFERDGKAKESKLKMYSPSQLDVAAYDPFNPFNKQDYYSQIDPEISYIYLGNLMNENIPEISKKISNSKGLIIDLRCYPKEFTVHSLSALLLPQSTDFTAISMANTLEPGQFLMVTLPTGKSNPEYFKGKVVILVNELTQSLAEFTTMALKTAPDATVIGSTTAGADGDMSIIKLPGGLTTAISGTGIYYPDGSETQRIGIIPDITVKPTIQGIKENRDEVLQKAIDLIHESSQGK
- the helD gene encoding RNA polymerase recycling motor HelD → MSSTDKVWLQEQQRVEYVGDQIESRISTLEQEVGIVRGDVVEMRKDFWDEVTVNFSEADDVGETSTSLRQQSQVLSERESKHLHSSSALIKMKRLRQSPYFGRIDFAEEGADVENIYLGIASLLEEGDEEFLIYDWRAPISNLYYDSVPGEVSYETPSGTIQGKLSLKRQFVIQGRQIKVMFDTGMTIGDELLQQVLSRSSDAQMRSIVATIQREQNRIIRDDRHRMLIVQGTAGSGKTSAALQRVAYLLYKHREDLRADQMILFSPNPMFNSYVSTVLPELGEENMRQTTFQEYLEHRLGREFQLEDPFMQIEYVLSGEEDEGYASRINGIRYKSSSVYLEAINRYKELLENKEMKFKPLRFQGKEFVSSELIREKFYSFDPAIRLANRCELLKEWLLKELANFAKGELGEPWVEEQIQLLDTDEYQKAYRRMRRKQQGKDPSFGDFEQERDILGKMIVSDRLKPLRKWVKALRFVDITKLYAQMFRDHDLMSEISLGKLPEDWQEISKLTLQKLREGELFYEDVTPFLYLKELILGFRSNTEIRHVIIDEAQDYSPFQLFFLKRLFPRARMTTLGDLNQAIYAHASVLQQSNVLIDLYGEEESELITLFQSYRSTREIVEFTRGMIPGGESIVPFNRDGEKPEVRKVSDKEMLNHRIRDDIESLRADGYETIAVICKTAEESLETYEALSLNLPVKLIKKTTLSFEKGIHIIPAYLAKGVEFDAVIIYDGSDLKYTREAERKLFYTACTRAMHLLHIYSLGEPSRFIREADPSTYINVKMSE